The following are from one region of the Trichoderma breve strain T069 chromosome 5, whole genome shotgun sequence genome:
- a CDS encoding RNA recognition motif domain-containing protein encodes MASRSPSRSRRRASSRTPPRSNSNGSRSPPPTHRRRRHDSRSPSRSRSRSGSRDRSRERGRDSRSPSEGPPKRATKIVVERLSKNVNEEHLYEIFGQFGHIKDLDLPMNRTSGTNRSTAYILYEHQADAEVAISYMHEAQIDGAIINVSIVLPRRKSPGPPLARRGANIDPRVPFQSSRGGGPPSGPLGGGGGGGRRRFSPSSRYGPRSDVYRPNSLSPARSPGGVPSSRGGGGGGSRYRSRSNGSYSSRSRSRSPAPRRRGGGGGNGASRYDDRDTRRRSRSRSFDSDRSASRNRGRNYR; translated from the exons ATGGCGTCACGATCTCCATCCCGAAGCCGTCGTCGGGCTTCATCGCGCACGCCTCCACGATCCAATTCCAACGGCTCGCGCTCGCCGCCTCCAACCcatcgccgtcgtcgccATGATTCGCGCTCTCCGTCGCGTTCTCGATCCAG GAGCGGAAGTCGTGACAGAAGCCGTGAGCGTGGTAGAGATAGCCGCTCACCCAGCGAAGGTCCTCCCAAGAGAGCCACCAAG ATTGTGGTGGAGAGGTTGTCAAAGAATGTCAACGAAGAGCATCTCTACGAAATCTTTGGCCAATTTGGTCACATCAAGGACCTTGATCTGCCAATGAACAGAACCT CTGGTACCAACCGAAGCACCGCGTATATCTTGTACGAACACCAAGCCGATGCAGAAGTTGCAATCTCATACATGCACGAGGCGCAAATCGacggcgccatcatcaacgtttCCATCGTACTGCCACGCAGGAAGTCACCCGGTCCTCCCCTTGCCCGCCGAGGTGCCAACATCGACCCTCGAGTTCCTTTCCAAAGCTCTCGTGGGGGTGGTCCGCCTTCTGGCCCTCTAGGTGGCGGTGGAGGCGGTGGACGTCGCCGCTTCTCGCCTTCAAGCAGATATGGCCCTCGATCCGATGTCTACCGACCAAACTCCCTGTCGCCAGCTCGATCCCCCGGAGGTGTTCCCTCTTCTCGgggaggtggtggcggcggtaGTCGATACCGTAGTCGATCCAACGGCTCATACTCATCCCgatcgagatcgagatcaCCAGCGCCCAGACGAAggggcggcggaggaggcaaTGGAGCCAGTCGATATGACGATCGCGATACCCGACGACGAAGTCGTAGCCGCAGCTTCGACAGCGACCGAAGCGCTTCGCGGAACAGAGGTCGTAATTACAGGTGA
- a CDS encoding cytochrome p450 domain-containing protein — MSLIASEIAAFVGAALAGTYIAWSVLERIVLVAANEHLTPFASYASLGVAIVLVPVFALLRRNHHYLRGTRVNGCKLASVYPHRDPILGLDVLRISVKALKEYKLLELWDKLLNTYNGTYWFSSTGKWMLITSEPENFKTLLSTRFEDWPMKSLRQQVSILTLGPYSIFAVNGPEWQHTRAMIRPSFVRNQIADLECTDRHVENFLARLPRDGCKFDIDKLLYHFTMDVSTDFMFGYSTSILTSPTKESLEFMTAFDYLLTTSTNRARLGWLALLKPDKKFDEYVKITQQFVDHHVSQALAQEKMERPYIFMNEIIKSGASHREVRDQLLSLILGGRDTSASTMSSLFWVLARRPDVLKKLREEIAELEGRKPTWEELKNLKYLNMVLKETLRLYAAVASNMRTAERDTVLPKGGGPDGQSPLFVPKGTDCRFTTYSLHRRKDYWGDDADEFRPERWETHRPGWEYIPFSGGPRICIGQQFALTQMLYLITRVLQTFGDVQPGDDKPMLHQVGSTISMVNGCWIHLTPVE, encoded by the exons ATGTCACTCATCGCGAGTGAGATCGCGGCCTTTGTGGGTGCTGCCCTCGCTGGCACTTACATCGCCTGGTCGGTCCTTGAGCGCATCGTCCTGGTCGCCGCGAATGAGCACCTCACGCCTTTTGCCTCCTACGCTTCCCTTGGCGTCGCCATTGTCTTGGTTCCAGTCTtcgctcttctccgcagGAATCACCACTACCTTCGGGGTACGCGCGTCAATGGATGCAAGCTGGCCAGTGTGTATCCTCATCGGGATCCGATCTTAGGCTTGGACGTTCTCCGCATTTCGGTCAAAGCGCTCAAGGAGTATAAACTGCTGGAGCTATGGGATAAGCTTCTCAACACTTATAACGGAACGTATTGGTTCAGCTCCACGGGTAAGTGGATGCTTATTACGTCGGAGCCAGAGAACTTCAAAACCTTGCTATCGACGAGATTCGAGGACTGGCCGATGAAATCGCTGCGACAACAAGTGAGCATCTTAACACTTGGCCCCTATTCCATATTCGCCGTCAACGGACCCGAATGGCAGCATACACGCGCCATGATTCGCCCGAGCTTCGTGCGGAATCAGATTGCCGATCTAGAGTGCACCGATAGACATGTTGAGAACTTCTTGGCAAGACTTCCACGGGATGGATGCAAGTTTGATATAGACAAGCTGCTATACCATTTCACCATGGATGTATCAACTGATTTCAT GTTCGGATACTCAACCTCTATTTTGACGTCCCCCACAAAAGAGTCTCTGGAATTCATGACGGCCTTTGATTACCTCCTCACTACTTCAACGAACCGCGCCCGTTTGGGATGGTTGGCGTTATTGAAGCCAGATAAGAAGTTCGATGAATATGTCAAGATCACCCAGCAGTTTGTCGACCACCACGTATCCCAGGCGCTCGCCcaagagaagatggagaggccCTACATCTTCATGAACGAAATCATCAAATCGGGAGCTTCTCACCGTGAGGTGCGAGATCAACTGCTTTCACTGATTCTGGGCGGCCGCGACACGAGTGCTAGTACCATGTCCTCACTCTTCTGGGTCCTGGCTCGACGACCAGAtgtgctgaagaagctgagagaggaAATTGCCGAGCTGGAAGGCCGCAAGCCCACTTGGGAAGAGTTGAAGAACCTCAAGTATCTGAACATGGTGCTGAAAGAAA CTTTACGGTTGTATGCTGCTGTAGCAAGCAACATGCGCACTGCTGAAAGGGATACAGTCCTGCCAAAGGGCGGTGGCCCTGATGGCCAGAGCCCTCTCTTCGTTCCTAAAGGCACCGACTGTCGGTTCACAACCTACAGCTTGCATCGTAGAAAAGATTATTGGGGTGATGACGCTGACGAATTTCGGCCCGAGAGATGGGAAACGCATCGGCCGGG GTGGGAATATATTCCGTTCAGCGGTGGCCCTCGAATCTGTATTGGCCAGCAGTTTGCTCTGACCCAGATGCTGTACTTGATCACACGGGTGCTCCAGACATTTGGCGACGTCCAGCCTGGAGATGATAAGCCAATGCTACATCAAGTCGGCTCAACTATATCGATGGTTAACGGATGTTGGATTCACTTGACTCCTGTAGAGTAG
- a CDS encoding tetratricopeptide repeat domain-containing protein, with protein sequence MYEPGLHTIYGDSETSGGLQSLEPEIDVVAVHGLNFKGNANHARATWNSQGSVWIRDFLPQKIGRPCRVMLFAYNSSPAKAAAAMRLDEHARMLLSCLKDKRKDSPLRPIVFLCHSLGGIVVKSALVEGTLDPAYGSIVKATRLLVFFATPHLGGNYSGIGDIAAKIVRTGLGTPSNDLLDGLKAGSRDVIRRFEQARHLPANCLVISFYETENYGRIGLIVEKESAVLNLSDDRERKVALKANHSKICKFPTAESCESVMEMIVSDLERALELQRAMEPGPAVNVHWTVKQRPSALFTGRDEIVQTIVDAIDPRVNDSKTLDKMFVITGMGGQGKSEVCLNVASQLRNQFWGVFWVDVATAATAARGFAMIAHALRTESTDVDDVRYLLANWPADEPWLLILDNADDSSINYADYIPSGERGTVLMTSRLPECAVYKTLGHIELGNLSKENCIELLLNSMSVPEPLRTESAAPAEAIVEEMGFHTLAILQAGAYISSMDISMEKYLIDYREQADKLLKFVPSQAQSRYRNVWTTFEISVQALKSSNKQSAHDALQLLEVLSTLHYDDIPLDFFQDAWRGARKAQSIPEDDEKLGNLSQWHVARLPAWIDAQRDKWDEVRLDQALNELVSLALIKRSTAGSDATVSLHPLIHSWVAIRQDETHRRSSIQSSACIIALTQFSQTKWHSHFERLGPHIMTLTAAPSLAINKQTSTKILQVLLQISISLRDMRYDAEVSALLEQMLRYFDATLENPRSDLLPIFYVISRNQLNLGEIDQCIQTIQKVRKVQQSSLHEHGTNRLGMDLELARAYDFNGQWKEAIAILENIRQVHELHMSLNEDDPDRLTVLHLLGEAYESSGRTKEAIALLTEVVSIEEISSEKGDPTLFSSKYKLATCYLSNCQIDEAIAIFKELDEVQAMNFSDRHPYRLGPQIGLAKAHIENGKSREAIEILENVKNMQNRLLESGHSSRPLIENHLGAAYRQNGEPQKAIKCLKTALKLSKYRQNHPHHIAIHCELAAAYRANGQITDAVELLEKLGALEDSSLSNEHPIMIKVQAELASLYVLDSQWERAMTLLQNTIELQENSDKSHPNLSALQQKLGTAYLDNGEVRKAVQILEELHELGRAYLADSQVKAAITTLDKVVKDKERLFHKEHPERLASLHELASAYLSDGQIDEAARVFENATKTAEETLREDHPTRIALRYQLACVYLQNDQVDNSILILEEIANPQDISDAARVLPSRVAALHQLGLAYTKSGRVAESVAVLEEAVEIRSSLDEGHPNRLASQYELGSCYLSLRRLDDAVALLEEVVRVETLTQGRSISLAMTLSKLGSAYLMQGKAKEAVEALTSACVIRRSRLEPNDVSRLTSEHDLGLAYLETGNEKKGISTLEELLAVERQCLEQNHPLRMKTQYELACAYMDAGKLENGIQLLENVVSIKKWHPEEDTYPTMNEVRSELAKAYKERSFLYRLLGVFGLNVCLDRK encoded by the exons ATGTATGAGCCTGGATTGCACACCATCTACGGCGACTCGGAGACAAGTGGTGGCCTTCAATCCCTCGAACCGGAAATTGA TGTTGTAGCTGTTCATGGCCTCAACTTCAAGGGCAACGCAAACCATGCGCGAGCCACATGGAACTCCCAGGGATCAGTCTGGATCCGAGACTTTCTCCCCCAGAAGATCGGGAGACCGTGCCGAGTCATGTTGTTTGCGTATAATTCCAGTCCGGCCAAAGCGGCGGCAGCGATGCGACTAGATGAGCACGCACGGATGCTGTTGAGCTGTctaaaagacaaaagaaag GACTCGCCACTCAGGCCAATCGTGTTTCTCTGCCATAGCCTAGGCGGCATAGTTGTCAAGTCC GCACTGGTTGAAGGAACTCTTGATCCAGCCTATGGATCCATCGTCAAGGCCACCAGactcctcgtcttcttcgcgaCACCTCACCTAGGCGGAAATTACAGTGGTATCGGAGACATTGCTGCCAAGATTGTCAGGACGGGACTTGGAACGCCGAGTAATGACTTGTTGGACGGGTTGAAGGCGGGCTCTCGTGACGTGATACGGCGGTTTGAACAGGCGCGTCATCTGCCTGCCAACTGTCTCGTTATTAGTTTTTATGAGACGGAGAATTACGGGAGAATTGGACTG ATTGTCGAAAAGGAGTCTGCAGTTCTCAATTTATCAGACGACCGAGAGAGAAAGGTGGCACTCAAAGCCAACCACAGCAAAATCTGCAAGTTTCCAACAGCAGAGAGTTGCGAGTcggtgatggagatgattgtcTCGGACCTTGAAAGAGCTCTGGAATTACAAAGAGCAATGGAACCAGGTC CAGCCGTGAACGTCCACTGGACGGTGAAACAGCGTCCAAGCGCTTTATTTActggaagagatgaaataGTCCAAACTATCGTCGACGCCATAGATCCCAGGGTCAATGACTCTAAAACTTTGGACAAAATGTTCGTCATCACGGGTATGGGAGGCCAGGGCAAAAGTGAGGTGTGCTTGAACGTTGCGAGTCAGCTTCGAAATCA ATTCTGGGGCGTGTTTTGGGTAGATGTAGCCACTGCGGCCACAGCTGCTAGAGGGTTTGCCATGATTGCTCACGCTCTTAGAACTGAGAGCACTGATGTTGACGACGTTCGCTATCTTCTTGCAAATTGGCCTGCTGATGAGCCTTGGCTTCTAATCCTGGACAATGCCGATGACAGCTCAATCAATTATGCAGACTACATTCCCTCTGGGGAGAGAGGAACTGTGTTGATGACATCTAGGCTTCCAGAATGCGCCGTTTACAAGACACTCGGACACATCGAACTTGGAAATCTCAGCAAGGAGAATTGTATTGAGCTGCTCCTGAATTCAATGTCTGTCCCCGAGCCACTTCGTACCGAATCCGCGGCACCTGCGGAAGCTATCGTCGAAGAGATGGGATTTCATACACTTGCCATCTTACAAGCAGGCGCCTACATCTCTTCAATGGATATATCCATGGAAAAGTATTTGATAGACTATCGGGAACAAGCGGACAAGCTACTCAAGTTTGTCCCTTCTCAGGCACAGTCAAGATACCGCAACGTCTGGACGACTTTCGAAATTTCGGTCCAGGCGTTAAAGTCTTCGAACAAGCAATCTGCGCATGATGCTTTACAACTTTTGGAAGTTCTTTCAACCCTTCATTATGATGACATTCCTCTGGACTTTTTCCAGGATGCATGGCGAGGGGCCAGAAAAGCCCAGAGTATCccagaagacgacgaaaaaCTCGGCAATCTTTCACAGTGGCATGTCGCACGGCTTCCCGCGTGGATTGATGCCCAGAGAGACAAGTGGGATGAGGTTCGGTTGGACCAGGCTCTCAATGAACTCGTTTCTTTAGCTCTCATCAAGAGATCAACCGCAGGAAGCGATGCAACGGTCTCATTGCACCCACTCATTCATAGCTGGGTAGCTATTCGCCAAGATGAAACTCATCGACGTTCAAGTATTCAGTCGTCTGCTTGTATAATTGCGCTTACTCAGTTCTCCCAAACAAAATGGCACTCCCATTTCGAGAGGCTCGGGCCTCACATTATGACTTTAACTGCAGCACCCTCTTTGGCTATTAACAAACAGACTTCCACAAAGATACTTCAAGTGCTTTTACAGATCAGCATATCTCTTCGAGACATGAGATATGATGCTGAAGTATCGGCTCTTCTTGAGCAAATGCTACGATATTTCGACGCCACTCTGGAGAACCCAAGGAGCGACCTACTTCCCATATTTTATGTGATCTCACGTAACCAACTTAATCTGGGAGAGATAGATCAGTGTATACAGACGATTCAGAAAGTCCGAAAGGTTCAGCAATCAAGTCTTCATGAGCATGGCACAAACCGTCTCGGAATGGATCTGGAACTTGCGCGAGCTTACGACTTCAACGGCCAGTGGAAAGAGGCGATAGCCATTCTTGAAAACATCCGTCAAGTTCACGAGTTGCACATGAGTCTAAACGAAGATGATCCTGATAGACTAACTGTGCTACATCTGCTTGGCGAAGCTTATGAATCAAGCGGGCGAACCAAAGAAGCCATAGCGCTACTCACAGAGGTTGTGTCCATCGAAGAGATTAGTAGCGAGAAAGGCGATCCCACCCTATTCAGCTCAAAGTACAAGCTTGCGACATGCTACTTGTCCAACTGCCAAATCGATGAAGCAATTGCGATATTCAAGGAGCTTGACGAAGTACAAGCCATGAACTTCTCCGATCGCCATCCCTATCGACTCGGCCCTCAGATTGGGCTGGCCAAAGCTCACATTGAGAACGGAAAATCTAGAGAAGCAATCGAGATCCTGGAAAATGTAAAGAATATGCAAAACAGGCTGCTGGAATCAGGACATTCATCGCGCCCATTGATCGAGAACCATCTTGGTGCGGCTTACCGACAGAACGGCGAGCCTCAAAAGGCCATCAAATGCCTGAAGACAGCCCTGAAGCTATCGAAATATCGTCAAAATCACCCTCATCACATAGCTATCCATTGCGAACTTGCCGCAGCCTATCGCGCGAATGGCCAGATTACGgatgctgttgagctgctAGAGAAACTTGGGGCACTTGAGGATAGCTCGTTAAGCAACGAACATCCTATCATGATTAAAGTACAAGCTGAACTGGCATCGCTGTATGTATTGGATAGTCAATGGGAGAGGGCGATGACTCTTTTACAAAACACCATTGAACTCCAGGAAAACTCGGATAAGAGCCATCCAAACCTGTCGGCTTTGCAGCAAAAGCTCGGAACCGCTTATCTCGACAACGGCGAGGTCCGAAAGGCAGTTCAGATTCTTGAAGAATTG CATGAGTTAGGCAGGGCTTATCTTGCCGATAGCCAGGTCAAAGCCGCAATCACGACGCTGGACAAAGTTGTCAAAGATAAGGAACGACTTTTTCATAAAGAGCACCCCGAGAGACTTGCTTCGCTTCACGAACTTGCCAGTGCATATCTTAGTGATG GCCAAATTGATGAAGCAGCAAGAGTATTTGAGAACGCTACTAAGACGGCAGAAGAGACGCTCCGGGAAGATCACCCAACACGGATTGCTTTGCGGTATCAGCTTGCTTGTGTATATCTTCAGAATGATCAAGTGGACAATAGCATTCTTATTCTCGAGGAAATAGCAAATCCCCAGGATATATCTGATGCAGCAAGGGTTCTCCCCAGCCGAGTCGCCGCGTTACATCAGCTTGGTTTAGCATACACAAAGAGCGGTCGAGTAGCCGAGTCGGTAGCAGTTCTAGAAGAAGCCGTCGAGATACGGAGCAGCCTCGACGAGGGCCACCCCAACAGATTAGCCTCTCAGTATGAGCTTGGAAGCTGTTACTTATCCCTCAGGAGACTGGACGACGCAGTCGCCCTCCTTGAGGAAGTCGTCCGAGTTGAAACTTTGACACAGGGACGCAGCATCTCCCTAGCCATGACTCTATCAAAACTCGGATCCGCCTACCTAATGCAAGGCAAAGCGAAAGAAGCCGTGGAAGCACTAACATCTGCATGCGTCATACGAAGAAGTCGCCTCGAACCAAACGACGTCTCGCGACTCACATCAGAACACGATCTCGGGCTGGCATATCTTGAAACCGGTaatgaaaagaaggggaTATCTACGCTGGAGGAACTTCTCGCGGTGGAAAGGCAATGCCTTGAACAGAACCATCCACTGCGCATGAAGACGCAGTATGAGCTCGCGTGCGCGTACATGGATGCTGGGAAACTGGAAAATGGCATTCAGCTTCTAGAGAACGTGGTCTCGATCAAGAAGTGGCATCCTGAAGAAGATACGTATCCGACGATGAATGAAGTTCGAAGTGAGTTGGCCAAGGCGTATAAAGAGAGGAGCT TTTTATATCGACTCTTGGGAGTCTTTGGGTTGAATGTCTGCTTGGACAGGAAATGA
- a CDS encoding fasciclin domain-containing protein: MFSKSLLALATLLVSGVSADPRDLGTVLAGNKDLSTFYSLIQKYPDVLLQLPSYAGVTIVAPSNEAFKNIPYTALNGVWDPNNKATTVPLLQYHILIGTVATAGLDTGPTYVRTTLLKSPKYTNVTFGQNVLIAKQPGDTVVFTTSMGTRCTLQEGDIGFQGGLVQVVDNLLIPPSRIENTTEAFNVPNFLGSLYASKLMPKVSDEQNITVFAPVDSAFASVGGSLKHLDAKALARVMGYHIVPNQVLVSSSLTNNTRLETLAKNAAGTAPESLVIRQSGNNKYVNSAQIVQPDILLANGIMHLISNVLNPDADAAIPNPTAVTQAPVFPVSTARNPFTSDLPCTVSCPVTTTAADTTTEAAETSTSTSIFTTKSKAAAGAMATANIRAAGAALGLLGAGMML; encoded by the exons ATGTTCTCAAAGAGTCTACTAGCGTTGGCGACGCTACTCGTCTCTGGCGTGTCAGCAGATCCCAGAGATCTGGGAACGGTGCTCGCTGGTAACAAAGATCTATCTACATTCTATTCGCTCATTCAG AAATATCCagatgttcttcttcagcttcccAGCTATGCAGGCGTAACC ATCGTTGCACCTTCCAATGAAGCCTTCAAAAACATTCCCTATACCGCTCTCAATGGCGTATGGGATCCAAATAACAAGGCCACCACCGTGCCACTCCTGCAATACCATATCCTCATAGGAACGGTTGCAACAGCTGGTCTTGACACGGGCCCAACCTATGTCCGGACCACGCTTCTCAAGAGCCCTAAATACACAAACGTGACGTTTGGTCAAAATGTCCTCATCGCCAAGCAGCCTGGCGACACTGTTGtcttcaccaccagcatGGGCACTCGTTGCACTCTCCAAGAAGGCGACATTGGCTTCCAGGGCGGCCTTGTCCAGGTGGTTGACAACTTGTTGATTCCTCCGTCACGCATCGAGAACACGACCGAGGCATTCAACGTGCCCAACTTCCTGGGCAGCCTCTACGCCTCCAAACTAATGCCCAAGGTCTCTGACGAGCAAAACATCACCGTCTTTGCTCCTGTGGACAGTGCCTTTGCTTCTGTCGGCGGTTCTCTCAAGCACCTCGATGCCAAGGCTCTTGCACGCGTCATGGGATACCACATCGTGCCTAACCAAGTTCTCGTCTCGTCATCCCTCACCAACAACACACGTCTCGAGACACTCGCCAAGAATGCCGCTGGCACAGCTCCCGAGTCTCTCGTCATTCGCCAGTCTGGCAATAACAAATATGTCAACTCAGCGCAGATTGTTCAGCCTGACATTCTCCTCGCCAACGGCATcatgcatctcatctccaatgtcCTGAACccagatgccgatgccgccaTTCCCAATCCCACCGCTGTTACACAGGCGCCCGTGTTCCCCGTCAGCACGGCTCGCAATCCCTTCACCTCGGATTTGCCTTGCACTGTGAGCTGCCCCGTTACGACGACGGCGGCTGATACCACCACGGAAGCAGCCGAGACAAGCACGTCTACTAGCATATTCACGACCAAGAGCAAGGCAGCCGCAGGAGCCATGGCCACGGCAAACATTCGTGCTGCGGGAGCAGCGCTGGGTCTGCTCGGCGCAGGAATGATGTTGTAA